One genomic segment of Streptomyces sp. RerS4 includes these proteins:
- a CDS encoding ribbon-helix-helix domain-containing protein, whose translation MATKKVTITLPEDVIEYIKERVDARGVSAFVTEAVENRIAADKLAELSGMLEEEFGPYSEEAYDAVLDRIAAMDAWHDAMRVGEYATRTEAREEAVAEPELPQERAA comes from the coding sequence ATGGCAACCAAGAAGGTGACGATCACCTTGCCCGAAGACGTCATCGAGTACATCAAAGAGCGGGTGGACGCACGCGGCGTCTCCGCTTTCGTGACCGAGGCGGTCGAGAACCGGATCGCGGCGGACAAGCTCGCGGAGCTCTCCGGAATGCTGGAGGAGGAGTTCGGCCCCTACTCCGAGGAGGCGTACGACGCCGTGCTCGACCGCATCGCGGCGATGGACGCGTGGCACGACGCGATGCGCGTCGGGGAGTACGCCACCAGAACCGAAGCCAGAGAGGAGGCCGTGGCGGAGCCGGAACTCCCGCAGGAGCGTGCCGCATGA